GGAGAGCCGCAGGGCTGATGTTTTACATATGTCTGTAATTACAGAATGTATAGAGTGGTAACACACTAAAACAAAGGTAACATGGATGTGTTTCACAAAAGCCTACGGTTGTGGTCTACAGATGACAAAAATCTGCGAACTTATATCACCTGCAGTTGAATGTGACGTTACTTCAAGACCACGAGAGCCATTTCTAATGAAGTCACAGTCAACTTCCTCTAATCCATGTGAATTTACAGTAAATGCACTTCTTGTGTTCAGGTTAAGATCAATGTAAACAAATGTAAATTATTGGCCAGAAAGCAGTGAAAACTTACTGTGAACCGTATGCATCAGAAATGTTTGCTTACGTTGGCTGCAGTCTGATAGGAGGAGATGTTATACATTAAAGTGTTTAACTAAAGTGCACtttaatgtaaatgatttgTATTGTATACATTAAATGCATACTTTAACTATGACGTGCACTTCACACACTGTGGCAGATGGCAGCCTAGTGGTTGAGATTGAAAATGTATGTTGCTCACATGAATCTCCAAACATGTGTTACCATGGAAACCGATGATGTAACTAAAATCACAGTCCTGTTTTATTACCGCTACACCCTTGAACAATAGGAAAGTTGCTGTAAGGTTTTGTGCACTTTGTAATGCACAGACATGCTTTATGTGctgaacattacatttaaaatgtaatacaattatttaaaaaaatctaaacatttttggtAACTCTTCACAATTAAGttatatttgttaatgcattatCTAATATGAACGAACAATaaacttttacatttgttcactGTTTGCTCGTGCTAGTTCATTGTGCACCAAATGACAAGTttaaaatttgattaaaaaacaaatattagcAATTGTTGAAACTTATATTAACTCAGTTAAGATAATACTGTAGAAGATGTTAACATGTAATGAACAGACcttacaatattttttaaacatatgtATGATTAAATCCACACCGTTTTTACATCTTATCTACTTTTTGTCCTTGTTATGGTGTATAACTTTGTATCAAGAGATAAAACTTAAGTCTCTAAAcatagcaaatatattttgatttgAACACTTGACAGTCATATCAATATCAAATAAAAGTCTGCATCTGCATCAATTCCCTTAATGGGGTCGTGccatttttacaaaatattgTCTAATAGTTTTACATCGCAGtggtatatttttgttttaaggtTTTCAGGTGCAAATCGCTGAAACACTGCTTAAGTAACAAAAGCCCTACAAAGCACTAACGTTACTGTCATGTACTGTGGTGTTCTCAATAGGGCACAATGAAGCCCGTGGAGCGCGCGGGAGTGAAATAAGAGCATAGGAATGCGGAACCGGTGGGAACTGTAACTGGTAAAGGAAGTTATTACGAATGAACCAGTTCAAGTCCAGTTTCCACGTCTGTCCATGTTCACAGCGAGGACATGGGATAAAGCACTAAGTCTTCATAGGCTACACAAGAGGctaaaactttaatgttaaacaacATCAACAGAAAACACCATCAGACCTCACACTGCGAGTACATATGCTTTGTATTATAActtcagacacacaaacatatataaCCTTACTTGTATCCGCGTGTATTCCGTTAATAATCGTGACGGTCACTAGTGTAATCCAACAGAGGGCACGTGCCATAACGGGATCCATTGAgctatatgtatgtgtgtatattgaAATCCCACAACGATTTCAAAAGATTAAAAGCCACAATTGGGTTTCTAGCAAAAGCAGAGCATGTGAATGGCCCACCCCTAACTTTCAGCCTTGTTTTAATAGCGTCCACACCCACGCGCTGGGTTTAACTCATCTATGAGTCATTTCCTATGTACTGTACTGAGATTGTGgttgcttaaaaaaaacgtgAGCTGCCTAGGTAGACAGCATTTCTGAGATATTCGTCCTTGTGCCTGTGAAGTTTATAGGAAGCATGCAAGTAGGCGCCTCGCTAGCTTTTGAGACACGATGAGCACCAAGCTCTGTATTCACAGCACGAGCGCGAAGCCGTCACCGACGGGATACGCGCACGAGGCAACCTTTCCTGTTTCGTTTTTACTTTTCATTGGTACGCCTTCCGcgaaagaaaaacaaatcacCCAACTCTTCATTCATTGGAAATAATCTGTAGTACATGACAGTTCCCTAGTACTGACATGAGCATTTGACGTAAAAAAAATACGTTGGCGCGAAGTCTGTGTGAAAAACAAGTAGTTTTCGTTAAGTGGACAAAAGACAGACCCCAGTCTCCCCGTACAAGTCTGTTTTGAGGAAAACAGGCATATTGAAGTCACCCCACCCAACTACGTAATTTGCTGTATCTGGTCCAAGGGTGCAAACAACGGCTCAGTGTTTGGCAGACAGAGAGGAAAAGCAGTACAAGAGTTATTAGGATGATCAGAGCAAAGCCCATAGACTAGATGTCAATTGCGCAACACAATGGATAATATTTACGTACACTTAAATTATGCGCAAAAGATTAGCAAGAGAAAGGAATGCGTACGCTTTCTTTTCTCCCCCTCCGGTGATCCTTTTGTAATGTCTAACATTCATCTTATGCACGTCCAAAGTCATCTGCATTTACTTAAGACACATACATTGTGAAACAAATGTTTCTCAGGGTTGTATTGGCAGACAGCACGAGGAGTGTAAAATGTCAGGGTTTACACTTGGAAAGCACTCTGTACAACAACAAGATCAACATGAACAGCTCATTAGAATTAAAACTCATGATTTTGCGTCACAATATGTTTAAACAAACAACACAAAAGTTTCAACAAGGGAATAGACGGATGAGAAACAATTGCTTAAGCACACTGCGCAACTTAATGTTTTTGATTTCTGCTTGACATCAAATCAGAGAACCAAGTTTATGAAAATGCCAGAAACTACTTGGTTTTGATCTACTATTCTCAGTGAAATATCTGGTATTTGCACAGTTTCATGATTAGCATCCAACTAACACAGGTATATATGGTTATTTATTGTATGAATATACACATCTCATTACTATAGCTACATCATTTGTGACTGTAAACTCCAAAGTTGATCCCAGTTTGCATAAAAACCAAAAAGAAATCACTGCACCACAATCCATGTTTCAAATTCTGCATCTCCCTTCTCTCCTGTACTCATCACGTGTGTTTATTGGTCATAATAAGGGGAGTTGAGTACCACTGAATGTCACCATAGAAACCAGTCTCATCATTACTGGATAGAGATACTATACCGTCACATCTAGTATGTAAAACGGGTTCAGTAACGTCACTGTGTTAACAGGCTCTGATTATTACCAGATAGAGTTACTGTATGACTCAAAGGAAACCAGGCTTAAAATGGTCAAAACATATTCAGTGAAACCCCGTGAAGGTGTTTGTCATATTAGCTGCAGTTATGATGCTTATGATACTTGGTAACCTTTCCTGCTTTATGGTTGATGTtcaaaaaatgaaattaaaaagaaaatacaTTGTAAAACTTCACAGAACACAGCAAGAGAGACGAACCTCAATGCATTTTTCTGCAATGAAGCAGCACTGCTTGTGTGCTATAGACCATGACTACTTTCACGGTTACTTCATCACAACTGTTTCCATTCCGTCACTGTCTGTTTGGTCATCAGCGGCACCTCTCACAGATGCGAGTGAAAGTGGCACTTCAGAGCATATTAAAATACCACAGCATGGTGACACTGTGCTTCGTAGTCCACTTTCATCCTGTTCGTTCTCACTGGATTCAGAGTCCATCGCGTAGTTCTTCCTAAATTAGGTGATGTAGATGCGGTGGAAGTCATTTGCACCGAAAGCGGCGTTGCATTTGGGGCACTTCCTCTGGCGGGTGTCGTAACGGGTCTTCAAGCATTCGTAGCAGAAGACGTGGAAACACTTGGTGAGGACGGTCTCCTTGTCCCGGGTGTTACAGCAAGGACACCGCAGTTTAGCCTGGCAGGGAGACACAAAAGTCAGTTGAGGATGTAAAACAGAGGCAAATAAAATGGCTATCAACAAAGGGCactattatgcccatttttgtaatataatataaagttTTGCACCATCCCTCTTCTATCCAAGTAAAGGAGGGGGGAGTACTCTATGTTTCGGGTAAAAATTCGAGCTTGGAGCCCTCCGCTCGGACAGCCCGCCAAATTGATTTATCATTTGTTTGATGTTAATGCGAATTTGTGAAATGGTTAAAAGGAGTAAAGTTTTatagtataaaaaaaaaatccctatTTATGGCGAGTTGGACCGGATAAGAAGGAAAAGCAGCCAAACAAGTGGCTAGCATATGGGAACTTCTCATACGGTTATAAAGCATCCCAGTTGGATACCTCAATCTGGTTGAGAGAGTGCCCAGAGTGGGCAAGAGCTGTAATCTAAGCAAATGGTGGGTGCTTTGAAGAAGCTAAAATAAACGACAGTTGTGatttgtttaacattttttgGTCACTACATAATTCCTGCAAGTCCTTTTCACACTTCAAGGGACATAACcgttatttaaaaatgtacaaaacattAGTACATCCATGCATGTCTTTGGGTAGTGTACATCAAAACAGCAGCTGTAACAACAAATCATCACCTTATACTGATTGATTTCTTCTTGCAGGATCTCATCAGCATCTGTGTACACCTCGACCTTCTTCTGCTTCTCTAGCTTACGCCGCAGTCTGGACAAGTCCTCCTACAAATCCAGCATATAGTTCTCACTTACTCGATCTCAAACTTATTTACAACTATTACACAGCATACGTAACCATACCTGTGCCCTTTTAAGGTTGGCACTCTCCCTCTCACGGGCCGTACGGTTGTCTAACACTGAGGCTTGGATCTCCCTCAACTTGGTCTGAGTGTGCTCCAGCTGCACTTTAAGGTCTTCTGCCAACTGGGCTGCCTCCACCGCCTGAGACATAGCGGAGAAACACAGCTCACTGAACACACATCTGGAAATGCATCCTAATACAGCGGCTAAGCTGAGTCACAGGAAACAGAGGTGGGCGTCTCCAGCCTTACCTTGCGTTTGTTGAGTTCTAGCGCTTGGGTGCGCAGTCCAAGCTCCTTCTCCAAAGCAGCCAACGTGCTCTGCAGGACGCCCTCTTTTTCCTCTAGTTTCTGCACAACCAGCAGCTGCGCGTCCACCTGGGAGTAGCAGTAAAACTAATGTCAGTATTGCGAAAAACAGAACTCGTAAATCACTTGTGCAAATTTTAAGCCTCCTAAAGTGAGATAAATTAAGCTTTAATTCAAGTATGGGTACACGACGATCGCATGAGATGCGTACCTGGGTCTTGAACGTGAGCACCTGATCTGCAAGCTCTTCCTTCTCCTCCCGCAGTAGCTTGTAAATTTGGTTGGATTTGATTCGTTCGCTCATGAGCTTGAAGTTGGCATCATCTTTCTCTCGGAGCTGCTGCATGAGCCTGCTGTTCTGCTCCTGCATGTCTTCAAACGCTTGTCCCGTTACGTCCATTTCACTCAGCAGAGCTTCTTCCTCCTGAAATGTTCACAGCGGGAGTGTCAGTTTATTTGTTAAGAGTGCGCCAGCATTAACGACAGAGTCTGTCGACCTACATTGATCATTTAAAAGATCAAGATGACAGTAATTCGGTTTAATTTATCACACCTGTTTCGTAGCAGCCAGTTTCTTCTGCAAGTGTTCGATGGTCTCCTCAGCCACGCGTATCTTGCGGAGGGCATCTTCATCTGCCAGTTTCTTGCTCtcctttttttctctttcctcTAGTTCTCGCACTCTCTGCCTCAACTCGTCCACCTGCCAGACAGTGTCGACATCAACAGTAAGAGAACGAAACGTCTCAAGAGAACCGCATGTTAACGATTCTGGCAGCAAGAGAAGACGAGTGAAGCCGCATACCTCCGCTTTGGACTTCTTTTCTGCCGCCATGAGTTGCACTTTGTCCCTCTGCTCTTTTGGAGCCGATTTGTACATGTCTAGCAACAGTTTCATTTCCTTCTGAGACTCTTGAGCTTTTCTGGATGAAAGATGCAGATGATGTGTGGGTGAGGTGACTCAGATCAGTAGTTCATCAATGTTTTAGAACAAGGTGATATTGCATTTTTAAGGGTACACATCGTACAGCAAGAAACTATAGTGAACCCAAAAAgtatatgaggagctcagatgcaaaagctgctaaatgtCACCAAAAATGAGATGATATTGATCGAATGCTGTCGGCACGTATTATAGGTTCATCGGATACCtccttcaaatctgcttaatcccaccCTCAGGCTATTcagaaaaaatactttgttgGCACCAAACGCACCAAATCGCACCACTtcgatttttcagcaaagtcctctaaatGCATGGAATACTAACTAGATGAATGACGGCGAATGAAATGACCATCACATTCAAACCCTTGGGTCCTTTGAAACTCATGAAAAGAACCCAAATATGGCAGTGACATGGACCACGGCGTCCCCTAAGGTGTGATTTGGTTACTTTAGTTTCACATTCTGACTTTCATTATTTGTTTCTACCCTATTTTACAGACTATAAGCAGAGTTTTTTCATAACTGGGCAGGTGTTGcgtcttatagtcaggtgcgccttgtaagtcagtatgaatttattttgacatttatgaggcaagagacaacattaccgtctacagccacgAGAGTCCGCTAtttgctgctcctgtatttatgtaattcaatggattcagtgatgtggaatgacgagCCTGCGAACTTGATGCTAGTATGCTTGTTCGgataatttagcctattcaaccttccaggtaagttctgtatgctatggtttatcgtttaaataactaataatattatttaagGTACAGACAtatattcagcctgctgttctgtctgctattgtttagttaaataccttgcctttccagattaaatgtctgttcttcagcttggattttgtgaaataattttcgaAATAAATGCGACTTAAGAGTCCactgcgacttatatatgttatttcgtcttaatgacgcatttttgaatgatgcgGCTTATACTCCGGTTGCATCTTTAGGGATTTTGCAACTGTTCTGTCTtgccaaaaaaagttttgctaTAAAAGCTtacatgcacttagagggttttgcagcgaaatacagttaaataccaatgaaagtgacatttgtgaaattgataactaataaccttttcattgaaattactgaacctaaacacaAGAAAACATATCTGATACACTTATTATGCTTTTCCATTGCTACGCCATTAGaggattttgcatctgaactcctcatATGGTTGTAACAAAATATGAGAACTAGGTAAACAATGCAGGAACTTTTCACTAAGCTACATCGACTTttctattttattaaaaaaataggtGATTTGAAGTTAATTTCAGTCACCAAAGCCTccttattcattttaaatttattttgcaTCATTTatactttgtgaaatgtttttttaagtcgTCAATATCACTTCCACATCCATTCATTTTTGTGTGTGCTACATGCCAAACAATTTTCAGAGACACTGTAAGACTCTTAAATTTATATTTAGCATGATTTTAACAATGCAAACAAAGCGGATATTATTTCTGTTAAATGAGACATacttgagctctgctctgagcaTCTTCAGGGTGTCAGAGTCTTTCCTTTTCATCTCCTCGGTGCGCTGTCTTTcgcgctctctttctctctccctctctcgttcagcctccctctctctctcccgaGCTCGCTGCCTCTCCAACTCTCTCCTCCTCTCTTCTTCCTCATCCTGGTCTTCGTCTTCTTCCTTCTTAACCTCCAGTCCTCCATCACCCACGCTTTCGTCTAACAGCAGCGCGCCTGCATCTCCGCTCTGGCACTtcaactgaaataaaaaaattatgtaggtTTATTTTAGACAGAATTTGGGGAGTTTGAAATCATTTAGAGGAAAGTAACAGGTTACATACATTACAACAAAAGactattttattaaaatgctttAGGGAAAAACTGTGAATACcattaaaaataaacttgagaAATGTTTTAATCCTTTTAAAAAGGCGTGCTTCGAAGTGACCATAAGAAAGTCTTAAAACAGATATGCAGGCCCTGTGcatattactaaaataaaatcataaaaatctatatagggtggtttcccagacagggaatAGCTAGGACTAGGCAAAATAAATTTGATGCAAAATAAAGGGCACtgatctttttttatatatgtcagtgcaagttgttttcggtttggacagctcttacatttattttagtctaggacgaGTCTAATCCCTGTATGGGATACCACCCCAacagcacataaaaaatgtgtactAAATAAAGTGCGTATTATGTAAATGAGTGAATTGTTATGCAAATAACAGCAGAATAAATACCTTGTTAATTTCCATCTGTGTCTCACGTAACTTCCTCTTATATCTCTGCACATCCCCTTTAAGCTGGTGATTGTGGTTCTGCAGACTGCTGATTAAGTGTCTCATCTCTCTGTTTATTGGGCCTTAAGAAATATcgagagaaaagagagagatggTGATGCAGATAGCATTCAAACACTGACAGACGTTTTGGTTTACGAGTGAACTCCAGCCAAAACCATGAACAATCACAGAAGTGATGACAGGATACACCACCCCCACAGACTTCCTCACCGCAGCCATGGTTACTGTGAAACAAACGTGCCTTGGGAAACACAGAGCGGAGGAATCTGACCTACACCACTGGGAATGTCGATCTGTTTCCAGGGAAAAAGATCTATTAAAGGAATTGTTACCTGCTTGCTCATTGGCTGCGAGGTTCTGTTCGAACTCAATCCGAAGCATTTCGTATTCCTTTCGGACCTGCGCCAGTGTGTCTTCTAGCTGTATGACCTCGGTTCGTAACTTTTTCTGAAGAGACAACTCATCACTCTACAAACACAGAGAATGACATACGAttgtaacaaaaacaaaatttaacATACACTGTTAAACTGCCAGGATATAAATACATCCCATAATTCAATTCACCTCCATGTGCTCTATCTGCCGCAGATGAGCATTTTTGGCAGTGAGCAGTAGAGCTCTAGCTTCATCCAGCTGGGTCTTTACACTCAGCGATTCGTTGTACAGCAGAGAGAATTGTGATTGGAGGCACTTGTACTCAGGTGTCTCCTTTAAGACATCCTCAGGTATGTTTCTAAGATCCATCTACAAGTGAATGCACAGGTCAGCAATAGGTCCCATTAGTTTTGTGACATTCTGAAGGATAACGCCTTTTacatagttttttttcttaggtaaaaataacaaaaaaaaaatatatatatatatatatatatatatatatatatatataaaatctgCAGTCAAGGATATGTACAGTTGCtagtcatataattagaatattatcaaaaagtttatttatttcactaattcctttcaaaaagtgaaacttgtattCATTCactacacacagactgatatatttcaaacattggacaactaaggaaaatcccaaattcagtatctcggAAAATTAGAATATTACATAAGACCAATACAAAGAACGGATTTTTAGAAATCTGAAAAGTATGAAAATGAAAAGTATGTTCATGTACAGCACTCTATACTTAGTTGGGGCTCCTTTTGCCTGAATTACTGCAGAAATGCAGCGTGGCATGGAGTCGATCAGTCTGTAGCACTTCTCAGGTGTTATGAAAGCCCAGGTTGCTCtgagggcgcactcacactgtccaaaccaaaccgcgctcgggcgcgtttgacccccaaagcctggtttgtttgactagtgtgatcgctctgttccgcgcccgggcgcggattggttaTTCACGccacggccgggttgcagaggtgggccagagcgcggttcacttgggctcaggcgcggaaggctgtggtgtgagcgcaatcgcgcctgagcgcgattcaaaaggtgaagacgtcagctgcgcgaccact
The Paramisgurnus dabryanus chromosome 1, PD_genome_1.1, whole genome shotgun sequence genome window above contains:
- the rnf40 gene encoding E3 ubiquitin-protein ligase BRE1B, whose protein sequence is MSGTGGGKRPSGGDSPPGPPEKKTKKEEKTTTTLIEPIRIGGVSSTEEMDMKVIQFKNKKLYERLEQRQALEDELREKIEKLEKRQATDDTTLLIVNRCWTQLEENIHDLLQLVEPKETSAPVQTPATPPVPADASLPAAPAPSPAPEPSTPLPAPVEGEDGLPQPPSTAEGVEEEQKQPDQVKEPEQAQQPLETEEKPPEKPVKDGISAPPPPLSESAKAFLATLDNSSEEELTLQLQDRMQFSKGAVACMVCIFDRLHSSIEELCARVESAVCEDDSQREIIATNRKLLEENNRLQDLASSLQGRHHKMSLEYNELVDKVTSSETKVSEMETAVEDLQWDIEKLRKREQKLNKHLAEALEQLNSGYHATGSSGGLPGGQITLTIQKFESLNAELEQNQELANSRMAELEKLQQELQEAVRESEKLKMDLRNIPEDVLKETPEYKCLQSQFSLLYNESLSVKTQLDEARALLLTAKNAHLRQIEHMESDELSLQKKLRTEVIQLEDTLAQVRKEYEMLRIEFEQNLAANEQAGPINREMRHLISSLQNHNHQLKGDVQRYKRKLRETQMEINKLKCQSGDAGALLLDESVGDGGLEVKKEEDEDQDEEEERRRELERQRAREREREAERERERERERERQRTEEMKRKDSDTLKMLRAELKKAQESQKEMKLLLDMYKSAPKEQRDKVQLMAAEKKSKAEVDELRQRVRELEEREKKESKKLADEDALRKIRVAEETIEHLQKKLAATKQEEEALLSEMDVTGQAFEDMQEQNSRLMQQLREKDDANFKLMSERIKSNQIYKLLREEKEELADQVLTFKTQVDAQLLVVQKLEEKEGVLQSTLAALEKELGLRTQALELNKRKAVEAAQLAEDLKVQLEHTQTKLREIQASVLDNRTARERESANLKRAQEDLSRLRRKLEKQKKVEVYTDADEILQEEINQYKAKLRCPCCNTRDKETVLTKCFHVFCYECLKTRYDTRQRKCPKCNAAFGANDFHRIYIT